A single Gambusia affinis linkage group LG20, SWU_Gaff_1.0, whole genome shotgun sequence DNA region contains:
- the LOC122823761 gene encoding uncharacterized protein LOC122823761, with the protein MSIMKHASDQDVVKGKMKATSKHRQNMLHDLDQSSLILDHFPRFLDTPGLIEQDFIMLFGEDILGKLIARWPTFYKPKVITVSKSLGQSVHLDDLLSAQEELSHYEWDNDLVAILLLVHLLPPTAKGKKHVKIRATEAADHVVKFMKVGTSMVTFLGKVGSAQPFLLWVGEKSSIQKFYIVLDHKPSLCGTDCSGCLRRTFYGALCVCCVLRCNPSQLLHIHPNNSLWD; encoded by the exons ATGTCCATAATGAAGCATGCATCAGACCAGGACGTTGTTAAGGGGAAAATGAAGGCAACATCTAAGCATAGACAGAATATGCTACATGATCTGGACCAGTCATCACTCATCTTGGATCACTTCCCAAGATTCTTGGATACACCAGGCTTG aTTGAGCAGGACTTCATCATGCTCTTTGGAGAAGACATCTTGGGGAAGCTCATTGCAAGATGGCCAACGTTCTACAAACCGAAGGTCATCACTGTCAGCAAAAGCCTTGGACAGAGCGTTCACCTGGATGACCTTCTGTCTGCTCAGGAGGAATTAAGTCATTATG AATGGGACAACGACTTGGTAGCCATTCTCCTGCTGGTTCATCTCTTGCCTCCAACCGCCAAAGggaagaaacatgtaaaaattagAGCAACTGAGGCAGCTGATCATGTTGTGAAGTTCATGAAG GTGGGGACAAGCATGGTGACATTCCTTGGCAAAGTTGGATCTGCACAGCCCTTCCTCCTCTGGGTTGGAGAGAAGAGCAGTATTCAGAAGTTCTACATCGTCCTGGATCACAAGCCTTCCTTGTGTGGCACAGACTGCAGTGGCTGCCTTCGACGAACTTTTTATGGCGCACTTTGTGTTTGCTGCGTCCTTCGATGCAACCCTTCTCAACTTCTACACATTCATCCAAACAACAGTTTATGGGATTGA
- the LOC122823763 gene encoding inward rectifier potassium channel 16-like, with product MTKYLSVSPFEEVSVKTENGRRSKKQRYVRKEGSCSVVFRHVPEEWLLFFNDIFTTLVEIRWRVMFLIFALSYILSWLFFGILFYIIALAHGDIKDHHKHPCVYEVHSFTAAFLFSLETQTTIGYGFRGMSENCMIAIIIVTIQDVISCFIDTFVIGIVVAKMASARKRAQTVGFSNHAVVNLRDGYLCLSWRIGDFRRYHMVEGSASAQILRNTVQASGEVTITYENLAIQQKDIILVTPTTIFHRIESGSPLYKMSLEDLRKADFELVVSFTYTDDSTGMLHQTRTSYTADEILWGHLFQEMIRVSKKHYKVDYNLFNNTAKVLVPVVSAEEYEQKKNEKEEQMQLRRSARPSPKHSPRCSPGPSSRSPQKCNQESHLNVPAVTVEHMQDNQPEPNLPTAEAEGQHQETLTVSEEEIHTEKEK from the coding sequence atgactaaatatctATCCGTGAGCCCCTTTGAAGAAGTCAGTGTGAAGACAGAAAATGGACGTCGCTCGAAAAAACAACGCTACGTACGCAAAGAGGGCAGTTGTAGCGTGGTGTTTCGGCATGTCCCAGAAGAGTGGCTGCTCTTTTTCAATGACATCTTTACCACCTTAGTTGAGATCAGATGGAGGGTGATGTTCCTTATCTTTGCATTGTCTTACATCCTTTCCTGGCTCTTTTTTGGGATACTCTTCTACATCATTGCTTTGGCTCATGGAGACATCAAAGACCACCATAAACACCCTTGTGTATATGAGGTGCACAGCTTCACAGCCgctttcctcttttctctggaAACCCAGACCACCATTGGTTATGGCTTCAGAGGAATGTCTGAAAACTGCATGATTGCTATCATCATCGTCACCATACAGGATGTCATCAGCTGCTTCATCGACACTTTTGTCATCGGGATTGTGGTGGCCAAAATGGCTTCAGCCAGAAAGAGGGCGCAGACAGTTGGTTTCAGCAACCACGCAGTTGTCAACCTCCGTGATGGGTATCTGTGTCTTTCCTGGAGGATTGGCGATTTCCGCAGGTACCACATGGTGGAGGGATCAGCCTCTGCTCAGATTCTACGCAACACTGTACAAGCATCCGGGGAAGTCACTATTACCTATGAAAACCTGGCAATCCAGCAAAAGGACATTATTTTGGTCACACCGACCACAATTTTCCACAGAATTGAATCTGGAAGCCCATTGTACAAGATGAGTTTGGAAGATTTGCGAAAAGCAGACTTTGAATTGGTGGTGTCCTTCACCTATACAGATGACTCTACCGGCATGCTGCATCAGACACGGACATCGTACACAGCAGATGAGATCCTCTGGGGTCATCTTTTCCAGGAGATGATCAGGGTGAGCAAGAAACACTACAAGGTGGATTACAACCTGTTCAATAACACAGCTAAAGTGCTGGTACCTGTGGTCAGTGCTGAGGAGTatgagcagaagaagaacgaAAAGGAGGAGCAGATGCAGCTTCGGCGTTCTGCTCGACCTTCTCCTAAACATTCCCCCAGATGTTCCCCAGGGCCATCTTCACGATCGCCACAGAAATGTAATCAAGAGAGTCATCTGAATGTCCCAGCAGTAACGGTGGAACATATGCAAGacaaccaaccagaaccaaatcTTCCCACAGCAGAAGCCGAAGGTCAACATCAAGAAACTTTGACTGTGtcagaagaagaaatacatacagaaaaggagaaataa